In one Bacillus thuringiensis genomic region, the following are encoded:
- a CDS encoding ABC transporter ATP-binding protein, which yields MSLQIQNLTKQFGESKAVNGLQISLPKGEVLGLLGRNGAGKTTTIKMLLGLLTPNEGSITWDGKAFGNSGVTIGYLPEERGLYTKSRVIDQLRYFGRLEGMSKKEVDHAIDHWLERLAIPEYKFKTAGELSKGNQQKIQLIAALLHNPELLILDEPFSGLDPVNAGMLSSIIEEQVQSGKTIILSSHRMEQVEAFCQHVCILKKGEAVVKGQLSDIKKEYGFRNLTIEDTVENEKGLEAIHVSYEKQQGLLYVKVQDDAEALKILQQLQEQGVSLRQFKMLEPTLNEIFVERAK from the coding sequence TTGAGTTTACAAATTCAAAACTTAACGAAACAATTTGGGGAATCAAAAGCAGTTAACGGTTTGCAAATTTCGTTACCAAAAGGTGAAGTACTAGGGTTACTTGGACGAAATGGTGCAGGGAAAACAACAACAATCAAAATGCTTCTCGGATTATTAACGCCTAATGAAGGTTCGATTACATGGGATGGAAAAGCATTTGGAAATAGTGGTGTAACAATTGGGTATTTACCAGAAGAAAGAGGTTTATATACAAAAAGTAGAGTAATAGATCAGCTGCGATATTTTGGTAGATTAGAAGGAATGTCGAAGAAAGAAGTGGATCACGCTATTGATCACTGGTTAGAGCGTTTAGCGATACCAGAATATAAATTTAAAACGGCTGGAGAGCTTTCAAAAGGGAATCAGCAAAAAATCCAATTAATTGCTGCTCTTCTTCATAATCCGGAACTTCTCATTTTAGATGAACCATTCAGCGGCCTTGATCCAGTTAATGCTGGGATGTTATCTAGTATTATTGAAGAACAAGTACAGAGCGGAAAGACGATTATTTTATCAAGTCATCGTATGGAACAAGTAGAGGCTTTTTGCCAACATGTATGTATTTTGAAAAAAGGTGAAGCAGTCGTAAAAGGACAGCTAAGTGATATTAAGAAAGAATACGGTTTCCGTAATTTAACGATTGAAGATACAGTAGAGAATGAAAAGGGATTAGAAGCTATACATGTATCGTATGAAAAACAACAAGGCCTTCTTTATGTGAAAGTACAAGACGATGCGGAAGCTCTCAAGATTTTGCAACAGTTGCAAGAGCAAGGTGTTAGCTTACGACAATTCAAAATGTTAGAGCCGACGTTAAACGAAATCTTTGTAGAGAGGGCGAAATAA
- the sdhA gene encoding succinate dehydrogenase flavoprotein subunit: protein MKGKLIVVGGGLAGLMATIKAAEAGVNVELFSLVPVKRSHSVCAQGGINGAVNTKGEGDSPWIHFDDTIYGGDFLANQPPVKAMCEAAPGIIHLMDRMGVMFNRTEEGLLDFRRFGGTQHHRTAFAGATTGQQLLYALDEQVRRHEVAGLVTKYEGWDFLRAVVDDEGVCRGIVAQDLQTMEIRSFGADAVIMATGGPGIIFGKSTNSIINTGTAASAVYQQGAYYANGEFIQIHPTAIPGDDKLRLMSESARGEGGRVWTYKDGKPWYFLEEKYPAYGNLVPRDIATREIFDVCVEQKLGINGENMVYLDLSHKDPKELDIKLGGIIEIYEKFTGDDPRKLPMKIFPAVHYSMGGLWVDYKQMTNIPGLFAAGECDYSMHGGNRLGANSLLSAIYGGMVAGPNAIEYMKGLSKSSDAVSSTVYEQNELIETEKFNNILTMDGNENAYVLHKELGEWMTDNVTVVRENKKLLETDAKIEELMARYKRININDTARWSNQGASFTRQLANMFELARVITIGAYNRNESRGAHYKPEFPNRDDANFLKTTMAKFEGEGNAPAFHYEDVDISLIKPRKRDYSSKHDVAAKGEEKGDKQHV, encoded by the coding sequence ATGAAAGGGAAACTTATAGTAGTCGGCGGTGGCTTGGCTGGCTTAATGGCAACGATTAAAGCGGCAGAAGCAGGAGTAAATGTTGAACTGTTTTCTTTAGTACCAGTAAAACGTTCACATTCTGTATGTGCTCAGGGCGGAATTAACGGTGCCGTAAATACGAAAGGTGAAGGGGATTCTCCATGGATCCACTTTGACGATACAATTTATGGTGGGGACTTCTTAGCGAACCAACCACCAGTTAAAGCAATGTGTGAAGCAGCACCTGGTATCATTCATTTAATGGACCGTATGGGTGTTATGTTTAACCGTACGGAAGAAGGACTTCTTGATTTCCGTCGATTTGGTGGAACGCAACATCACCGTACAGCATTTGCTGGTGCAACAACTGGACAGCAATTACTTTACGCATTAGATGAGCAAGTACGTCGTCACGAAGTAGCAGGACTTGTAACGAAATATGAAGGTTGGGATTTCTTACGAGCTGTTGTTGATGATGAAGGTGTGTGCCGAGGAATCGTTGCACAAGACTTACAAACTATGGAGATTAGAAGTTTCGGAGCAGATGCCGTGATTATGGCAACAGGGGGCCCTGGTATCATTTTCGGAAAATCAACAAACTCCATTATCAATACAGGTACAGCAGCTTCTGCTGTATATCAACAAGGCGCATACTATGCAAACGGTGAGTTCATTCAAATTCACCCAACGGCAATTCCTGGAGACGATAAATTACGTCTTATGAGTGAATCTGCACGTGGTGAAGGTGGACGTGTTTGGACATATAAAGATGGTAAACCATGGTACTTCTTAGAAGAAAAATATCCGGCTTACGGAAACCTTGTACCTCGTGACATCGCAACACGTGAAATCTTTGATGTTTGCGTAGAGCAAAAACTAGGTATTAACGGTGAAAACATGGTGTACTTAGATCTTTCTCATAAAGATCCAAAAGAACTAGATATTAAACTAGGTGGAATTATTGAAATCTATGAGAAATTTACAGGGGATGATCCTCGTAAACTACCAATGAAAATCTTCCCAGCTGTTCACTATTCAATGGGCGGACTATGGGTTGATTATAAACAGATGACAAATATTCCAGGTTTATTTGCAGCAGGTGAATGTGATTATTCTATGCACGGAGGTAACCGTCTTGGTGCGAACTCACTATTATCAGCAATTTATGGTGGTATGGTAGCGGGACCAAACGCAATTGAATATATGAAAGGTCTTTCTAAATCATCGGATGCTGTTTCATCTACTGTATATGAACAAAATGAATTAATCGAAACAGAGAAATTTAACAATATTTTAACGATGGATGGTAACGAAAATGCGTATGTTCTTCATAAAGAGCTTGGAGAATGGATGACAGATAACGTTACAGTAGTTCGTGAAAATAAAAAATTATTAGAAACAGATGCGAAAATTGAAGAATTAATGGCTCGTTACAAACGTATTAACATTAACGATACAGCAAGATGGAGTAACCAAGGTGCTTCATTTACACGCCAACTTGCAAATATGTTTGAGTTAGCACGTGTTATTACAATTGGCGCATATAACCGTAATGAGAGCCGTGGGGCGCATTACAAACCTGAATTCCCAAATCGTGATGATGCAAACTTCTTAAAAACTACGATGGCAAAATTTGAGGGAGAAGGAAATGCACCAGCATTCCATTACGAAGACGTTGATATTTCATTAATTAAACCGCGTAAACGTGATTATTCTTCAAAACACGATGTAGCTGCTAAGGGTGAAGAGAAGGGGGATAAACAACATGTCTGA
- a CDS encoding M15 family metallopeptidase → MKKIIIISATTIVICITSFAYFGSKTPLNNEAKAVESQKHNNHKKEEIPAFPKADHNAKKIDNDFSVVTNPKSNLVLINKHRKLPDGYIPEDLTRPNVPFISPKDKEKTLLRKDTAEALENMFKAAKKEGLDLTAVSGYRSYKRQKSLHDTYVRRQGKAEANSVSAIPGTSEHQTGLAMDISSKSAKFQLEPIFGETAEGKWVAEHAHEFGFVIRYLEDKTDTTEYAYEPWHLRYVGNPYATYLYKHHLTLEEAMEDKK, encoded by the coding sequence ATGAAAAAGATAATAATTATTTCTGCCACTACTATTGTAATCTGTATCACATCTTTCGCTTACTTTGGTTCTAAAACACCACTAAATAATGAAGCAAAAGCTGTCGAAAGTCAAAAGCATAATAACCATAAAAAAGAAGAGATTCCTGCTTTTCCAAAAGCTGATCATAATGCAAAGAAAATAGACAATGACTTTTCAGTTGTAACAAATCCAAAATCTAATCTTGTCTTAATTAATAAACATCGAAAACTACCAGATGGATACATTCCTGAAGACTTAACGAGACCAAATGTACCATTTATTAGTCCAAAAGATAAAGAAAAAACATTGCTGCGAAAAGATACTGCAGAGGCACTTGAAAACATGTTTAAAGCTGCGAAAAAAGAAGGGCTTGATCTTACAGCTGTATCTGGTTATCGTTCATACAAACGCCAAAAATCGTTGCATGATACATACGTTAGACGTCAAGGAAAAGCCGAAGCTAATTCGGTAAGTGCAATTCCTGGTACAAGTGAACACCAAACGGGTTTAGCAATGGATATTAGTTCAAAATCAGCTAAATTTCAATTAGAGCCTATCTTCGGGGAGACAGCAGAAGGAAAATGGGTCGCAGAACACGCTCATGAATTCGGCTTTGTCATTCGTTACTTAGAAGATAAAACAGATACAACAGAATATGCATATGAACCATGGCACTTACGCTACGTTGGTAATCCATACGCTACATACCTATATAAACATCACTTAACATTAGAAGAAGCGATGGAAGACAAAAAATAA
- a CDS encoding acyl-CoA thioesterase — MKRISYIEDFEQWESGFSFYNPVKVRFGEVDMFGHVNNVVAFTYFEEARIALFKELGFMQEWTHASSETMIVVADLQCNFIKQIYFDEQLKVYVKAGSVGNSSLDLHYMVKNAAGEVCLVGRGMMVQASKKTGRGEPWPEEWKKKLIQ; from the coding sequence ATGAAGAGGATTTCTTATATTGAAGACTTTGAGCAATGGGAAAGTGGTTTTTCGTTTTACAACCCTGTAAAGGTTCGTTTTGGTGAAGTAGATATGTTTGGACATGTAAATAATGTCGTTGCTTTTACTTATTTTGAAGAAGCTCGTATTGCGTTGTTTAAAGAACTTGGATTTATGCAAGAGTGGACACATGCATCATCAGAAACGATGATCGTTGTTGCGGATTTACAATGTAATTTTATTAAGCAAATATATTTTGATGAACAGCTGAAGGTGTATGTAAAGGCAGGATCGGTCGGGAATTCTTCTTTAGATTTACATTATATGGTGAAGAATGCAGCAGGAGAGGTTTGTTTAGTAGGTCGTGGAATGATGGTTCAAGCGTCGAAAAAAACAGGAAGAGGCGAACCATGGCCTGAAGAATGGAAGAAGAAATTAATACAATAA
- a CDS encoding ABC transporter permease — MRKFSHVFSFYFREAFLSKKSLITSAILFLVVFGIFAFNHFTSGDDKNKDKDKIAVVVESSTYKVQKDELNKLLPSAKITIGSKDDFDKLHKQVEEGDLDGLFHVTEKGGAPSITYMYNGFPSQATSAIMAGYLKQQYTMVTIAKNNVSPEIAQQLQTEIQVKQEAIKDRTSSFGIAYFFTFALYMFIVAFGNTIAMNIASEKASRVMEVMLPKVKPLTMMYAKILAVVSTALLQLVILACGYLIPYLLGWVDLESASLFGIPIDFTKLDAKVISMFLVYFITGYLLYAMMYAAAGAVVSKTEDLQAVSFPVMILIMAAFFISIKSLSDPNSTIVVVSSYVPFFTPMVTFSRIVAGEAGMLEITITLAVLLATIAVLNAVTSRIYVNGVMNYSDKVKFKDLAKFIKRQ, encoded by the coding sequence ATGCGTAAATTTTCTCACGTATTTTCATTTTATTTTAGGGAAGCATTTTTATCTAAAAAATCATTAATTACGAGTGCGATTTTATTTTTAGTTGTGTTTGGGATTTTTGCATTTAATCATTTTACTTCAGGCGATGATAAAAATAAGGATAAAGATAAAATTGCAGTTGTAGTAGAGAGTTCCACATATAAAGTTCAAAAGGATGAGCTAAATAAGCTATTGCCATCAGCAAAAATAACAATTGGTTCAAAGGATGATTTTGATAAACTGCATAAGCAAGTAGAAGAAGGTGATTTAGATGGTCTATTCCATGTGACGGAAAAGGGTGGGGCTCCATCGATTACATATATGTATAATGGATTTCCAAGCCAAGCAACTTCTGCAATTATGGCAGGATATTTAAAGCAACAATATACGATGGTGACGATTGCCAAAAATAATGTTTCACCAGAAATTGCACAGCAATTACAAACAGAAATTCAAGTAAAGCAAGAAGCGATAAAAGATCGTACATCTTCTTTCGGAATTGCCTATTTCTTTACATTTGCTTTATATATGTTTATTGTAGCGTTCGGAAATACAATCGCAATGAATATTGCATCTGAAAAGGCGTCACGTGTAATGGAAGTAATGCTTCCGAAAGTGAAGCCTCTTACGATGATGTATGCGAAAATTTTAGCGGTTGTTTCAACGGCGTTATTGCAACTTGTCATATTGGCGTGTGGTTATCTTATTCCATATTTGTTAGGTTGGGTCGATTTAGAAAGTGCCTCACTATTTGGTATTCCAATTGATTTTACGAAATTAGATGCAAAGGTTATCAGCATGTTTCTTGTTTATTTCATTACGGGATATTTACTTTATGCGATGATGTATGCTGCTGCTGGAGCTGTTGTGTCTAAGACGGAGGATTTACAAGCTGTATCTTTCCCGGTAATGATTTTAATTATGGCTGCATTCTTTATTAGTATTAAATCATTAAGTGATCCGAATAGTACTATCGTTGTTGTAAGTTCTTACGTTCCATTTTTTACACCGATGGTTACCTTCTCACGTATTGTAGCTGGTGAAGCAGGTATGCTAGAAATTACGATAACATTAGCAGTCTTATTGGCGACAATTGCGGTATTAAATGCTGTTACAAGCCGCATTTACGTAAACGGGGTAATGAATTACTCAGATAAAGTGAAATTTAAAGATTTAGCGAAATTTATAAAGCGTCAATAA
- the sdhB gene encoding succinate dehydrogenase iron-sulfur subunit has translation MSEKTIRLIITRQDGPDAQAFDQEFEIPYRPNMNIISALMEIRRNPVDSKGNQTTPIAWDMNCLEEVCGACSMVINGKPRQSCTALIDQLEQPIRLKPMKTFPVVRDLQVDRSRMFNALKRVKAWIPIDGTYDLGPGPRMPEKKRQWAYELSKCMTCGVCLESCPNVNSKSDFIGPAPLSQARLFNSHPTGEMHKADRLRAIMGDGGLANCGNSQNCVQSCPKGIPLTTSIAALNRDTTIQSFKDFFGSDNNY, from the coding sequence ATGTCTGAGAAAACAATCCGCCTCATCATTACGAGACAAGACGGGCCAGATGCGCAAGCGTTTGACCAAGAGTTTGAAATTCCATATCGTCCGAATATGAATATTATCTCAGCACTTATGGAAATCCGTCGTAATCCTGTTGATTCAAAAGGGAACCAAACAACTCCGATTGCATGGGATATGAACTGCTTAGAGGAAGTATGTGGTGCATGTTCGATGGTGATTAACGGAAAACCACGTCAATCATGTACGGCACTTATCGATCAATTAGAGCAACCAATTCGCTTAAAACCGATGAAGACATTCCCGGTTGTACGTGACTTGCAAGTTGATCGTAGTCGCATGTTTAATGCTCTAAAACGCGTTAAAGCGTGGATTCCAATTGATGGTACGTATGACCTAGGGCCAGGACCAAGAATGCCTGAGAAAAAGCGTCAATGGGCTTATGAGCTTTCAAAATGTATGACATGTGGTGTTTGCTTAGAATCATGTCCAAACGTAAACAGTAAGTCTGACTTTATTGGACCAGCACCGTTATCACAAGCTCGCTTATTCAACTCACATCCAACGGGTGAAATGCATAAAGCAGATCGCTTACGTGCAATTATGGGAGATGGAGGACTAGCAAACTGTGGTAACTCTCAAAACTGTGTGCAATCATGTCCGAAGGGTATTCCTTTAACAACTTCAATTGCGGCATTAAACCGTGATACAACAATTCAATCGTTCAAAGATTTCTTTGGTAGCGATAATAACTATTAA
- a CDS encoding 5'-nucleotidase, lipoprotein e(P4) family has translation MKMKRGITTLLSVAVLSTSLVACSGTPEKTVAKEEKVKLTEQQLMADLWYQTAGEAKALYYQGYNIGQLKLDAILAKGTEKKPAIVLDLDETVLDNSPHQAMSVKTGKGYPYKWDDWISKAEAEALPGAIDFLKYTESKGVDIYYISNRKTNQLDATIKNLERVGAPQATKEHILLQDPKEKGKEKRRELVSQTHDIVLFFGDNLSDFTGFDGKSVKDRNQTVADSKAQFGEKFIIFPNPMYGDWEGALYDYDFKKSDAEKDKIRRDNLKSFEVK, from the coding sequence ATGAAGATGAAGAGGGGCATTACCACTTTATTATCTGTAGCGGTTCTATCTACATCACTTGTAGCATGTTCAGGAACACCAGAGAAAACAGTGGCAAAAGAAGAGAAAGTAAAATTAACAGAACAACAATTAATGGCTGATTTATGGTATCAAACAGCCGGTGAAGCGAAAGCACTTTACTACCAAGGGTACAACATTGGTCAATTAAAGCTTGATGCAATTCTTGCAAAAGGGACAGAGAAAAAACCTGCTATCGTGCTTGATTTAGACGAAACTGTTTTAGATAACAGTCCTCATCAAGCAATGAGCGTAAAAACAGGCAAAGGCTATCCTTACAAATGGGATGATTGGATTAGCAAAGCTGAGGCTGAAGCCCTTCCAGGCGCAATTGATTTCTTAAAATATACAGAGTCTAAAGGTGTAGATATTTACTACATCTCAAATCGTAAAACGAATCAACTAGATGCAACAATTAAAAATCTTGAGCGTGTAGGTGCTCCTCAAGCAACGAAAGAACATATATTACTACAAGATCCGAAAGAAAAAGGAAAAGAAAAACGCCGTGAACTCGTTTCTCAAACTCATGATATTGTCTTATTCTTCGGTGATAACTTATCTGATTTCACAGGTTTTGATGGAAAATCTGTAAAAGATCGTAACCAAACAGTAGCAGATTCAAAAGCACAATTTGGTGAGAAATTCATTATTTTCCCGAATCCAATGTATGGTGATTGGGAAGGCGCTTTATATGATTATGATTTCAAAAAATCAGATGCAGAAAAAGATAAAATCCGTCGCGACAACTTAAAATCATTTGAAGTAAAATAA
- a CDS encoding Rrf2 family transcriptional regulator — protein sequence MGISSRFTVGVHMLTLLAIDRNSRCTSEWIAGSVNTNPVVIRRITGMLKRAGLVDVQAGKGGTTLARDLEEITLLDVYKAVEVVEEGQLFSFHENPNIECPVGANIQSVLEIILMQAQEAMENVLANVTVDQLVTNLKSKMKE from the coding sequence ATGGGGATTAGTAGTCGTTTTACAGTAGGTGTTCATATGCTGACATTACTTGCGATAGATCGAAACTCTCGCTGTACCTCTGAATGGATTGCCGGTAGTGTGAATACAAATCCAGTTGTGATTCGTCGCATTACAGGAATGTTGAAGAGAGCAGGACTTGTTGATGTACAAGCTGGTAAAGGTGGTACGACACTTGCTCGAGATTTAGAAGAAATTACATTACTTGATGTATATAAAGCAGTGGAAGTTGTAGAAGAAGGACAGCTATTTTCCTTCCATGAAAATCCCAACATTGAATGTCCAGTAGGAGCTAATATTCAATCAGTATTAGAAATTATTTTAATGCAAGCGCAAGAAGCGATGGAAAACGTACTTGCAAATGTAACGGTAGATCAATTAGTTACAAATTTAAAGTCTAAAATGAAAGAATAA
- the motB gene encoding flagellar motor protein MotB: MRSKKNRRGKKKKHDEHIDETWLIPYSDMLTLLFALFIVLFAMSSIDAAKFKQMAVAFRSELAGGTGNKEFLSDQKPNDEKELSASSLEAEQAKKQEEARAKEKKEMDELKALQKKIDQYINEKQLSSSFQTKLTEKGLMVTILENILFDSGKADVKLESLGIAKEMSSLLVSASPREITVSGHTDNVPIANAQFASNWELSTQRAVNFMQVLLQNKELQPEKFSAIGYGEYRSIAPNDTQEGKAKNRRVEVFILPLTEKVK, from the coding sequence ATGCGGAGTAAGAAAAATAGAAGAGGTAAAAAGAAAAAACATGATGAGCATATCGATGAAACGTGGTTAATCCCATATTCTGATATGTTAACGTTGTTATTTGCATTGTTTATCGTTTTATTCGCAATGAGTAGTATAGATGCTGCGAAGTTTAAACAGATGGCAGTTGCTTTTCGAAGTGAATTAGCTGGGGGAACAGGTAACAAAGAATTTTTAAGTGATCAAAAGCCAAATGATGAAAAAGAATTATCAGCAAGTAGCCTTGAGGCAGAACAAGCAAAAAAACAAGAAGAAGCTAGAGCTAAAGAAAAAAAAGAGATGGATGAATTGAAAGCATTACAAAAAAAGATTGATCAATATATTAATGAAAAACAATTATCCTCTTCTTTTCAAACTAAATTAACTGAAAAGGGATTAATGGTGACAATATTAGAAAATATACTGTTTGATTCGGGGAAAGCAGATGTGAAATTAGAATCTTTAGGGATTGCAAAAGAGATGTCTAGCTTACTTGTTTCAGCGTCACCTCGTGAAATTACAGTATCGGGTCATACAGATAATGTCCCTATTGCCAATGCGCAGTTTGCGTCGAATTGGGAATTAAGTACGCAGCGGGCAGTTAATTTTATGCAAGTATTACTGCAAAATAAAGAATTACAACCAGAAAAATTTAGTGCGATTGGATACGGAGAATACCGTTCAATTGCTCCAAACGATACACAAGAAGGAAAGGCAAAGAATAGACGTGTGGAAGTATTTATCTTGCCTTTAACAGAGAAAGTAAAATAA
- a CDS encoding aquaporin, whose translation MLKKAIAEFIGTFVLVLFGTGVAVTGGGIEGIGTLGIAMAFGLSIVAMAYSIGTISGCHINPAVSVAMFINKRMNAMELCYYVLAQILGGLLGTATLVTILKSAKTPLDNLGQNGFGTLGLSGAFLVEFILTFVFILVIVAVTGKKGSSSLAGLVIGFTLVLIHLLGIPLTGTSVNPARSIAPALFVGGEALSQLWVFIVAPILGGIFAAIVGKFILNTEK comes from the coding sequence ATGTTAAAAAAAGCAATCGCTGAATTTATTGGTACATTTGTACTTGTATTATTCGGAACTGGAGTAGCTGTCACTGGCGGCGGAATTGAAGGAATTGGAACATTAGGAATCGCTATGGCTTTCGGTCTATCTATTGTAGCTATGGCATATAGCATCGGAACAATTTCTGGATGTCACATTAACCCAGCAGTATCAGTAGCTATGTTCATCAACAAACGAATGAACGCTATGGAACTTTGTTATTATGTATTAGCTCAAATTTTAGGTGGTTTATTAGGAACTGCAACGTTAGTAACAATTTTAAAATCTGCTAAAACACCTTTAGATAATTTAGGACAAAATGGTTTCGGAACTCTTGGTTTATCTGGAGCATTTTTAGTTGAGTTCATTTTAACTTTCGTATTTATTTTAGTTATCGTTGCTGTAACAGGTAAAAAAGGAAGTTCTTCTTTAGCTGGACTAGTAATTGGTTTCACATTAGTTTTAATTCACTTATTAGGAATTCCGTTAACTGGAACATCTGTTAACCCAGCTCGTAGTATCGCACCAGCTTTATTTGTTGGTGGAGAAGCACTTTCTCAACTATGGGTATTCATCGTAGCACCAATTCTTGGTGGTATCTTCGCAGCTATCGTAGGTAAATTCATTTTAAATACTGAAAAATAG
- the motA gene encoding flagellar motor stator protein MotA, translated as MDFATIIGLILGFVAVVVGMVVKGADITALLNPAAALIIFIGTFAAVCIAFPMNQLKRVPKLFKVLFGSNKKDLSYEQLLELFVHWTSESRKYGILSLEQQLDKIQDEFLLRGMKFVIDGVSAEDLEQILESELEAIEERHAKGAAIFSQAGTYAPTLGVLGAVIGLVAALGNLTDIEKLGHAISGAFIATIFGIFSGYVLWHPFANKLKQKSSAEIEKKRLIIDCLLMLQEGTYPFIMKNRILGALSATERKKLEKGAEKNAE; from the coding sequence ATGGATTTTGCAACAATTATTGGACTTATTTTAGGATTTGTAGCAGTGGTAGTAGGGATGGTCGTCAAGGGCGCTGACATAACAGCCTTATTAAATCCTGCCGCAGCATTAATTATTTTTATTGGTACATTTGCTGCAGTATGTATTGCATTTCCGATGAATCAACTAAAAAGGGTTCCAAAACTATTTAAAGTTCTTTTTGGTTCAAATAAAAAGGATTTAAGTTATGAACAGTTGCTAGAATTATTTGTTCATTGGACATCTGAAAGTAGAAAATACGGTATTTTGTCTTTAGAGCAACAATTAGACAAAATTCAAGATGAATTTCTTTTGCGCGGTATGAAATTTGTGATTGATGGCGTATCCGCAGAAGATTTAGAGCAGATTTTGGAATCTGAATTAGAGGCAATTGAAGAAAGACATGCAAAGGGAGCTGCTATTTTTTCACAAGCTGGTACGTATGCACCGACATTAGGAGTTTTAGGTGCTGTTATCGGTCTTGTAGCTGCGCTTGGTAACTTAACTGATATTGAAAAGTTAGGTCATGCTATTTCGGGTGCGTTTATTGCAACGATTTTTGGTATTTTTTCAGGTTATGTATTATGGCATCCATTTGCAAATAAGTTAAAGCAAAAATCTTCAGCTGAAATTGAGAAAAAACGTTTAATCATTGATTGTTTATTAATGTTACAAGAAGGTACATATCCGTTTATTATGAAGAACCGCATTTTAGGTGCACTTTCTGCAACTGAGCGTAAAAAGCTAGAAAAAGGAGCAGAAAAAAATGCGGAGTAA
- a CDS encoding DMT family transporter, with amino-acid sequence MRAILLGLLSSAFFSATFIINRAMNVSGTSWAWTASFRFLFALPILFLIVLFRKNFRGLWEELRKHPLAWIGWGSVAGIGFYSLLSFAAVFSPAWLVAGTWQVTILAGLLLSPLFFVKIETKSGTKLVRGKIPLRSLYVALFILLGVICMQATAADHITMTQFISGFLPVVLAAFLYPFGNRKMMGLVGGRLDTFQRVLGMAIGSLPITILLGIYGFSTTGIPTSNQMLQGFLLALCSGVIATMTFFFATDLAKDNLALLGAVEATQAGTMVFTVLGEIIFLNGSLPGGLSLIGMIIIMLGMVANSILNRSVPVVKQKKSA; translated from the coding sequence ATGCGCGCAATTTTATTAGGCCTTTTATCATCGGCCTTTTTTTCTGCAACCTTTATTATCAATAGAGCAATGAATGTATCTGGAACGAGCTGGGCTTGGACAGCTTCCTTCCGTTTTTTATTTGCTCTTCCTATTTTATTCCTTATCGTTTTATTTCGCAAAAACTTTAGGGGATTATGGGAAGAGTTAAGAAAACATCCATTGGCATGGATCGGATGGGGTTCTGTTGCCGGTATTGGTTTTTATTCTTTATTAAGTTTCGCAGCTGTCTTTTCTCCAGCTTGGCTCGTTGCTGGAACTTGGCAAGTTACGATTTTAGCTGGTTTACTACTATCACCACTATTTTTCGTGAAAATAGAAACAAAATCAGGTACGAAACTTGTACGTGGAAAAATTCCACTTCGTAGCTTATATGTTGCATTATTTATTTTACTTGGTGTAATTTGTATGCAAGCAACTGCCGCAGACCATATTACAATGACTCAGTTCATTTCAGGTTTTTTACCTGTCGTATTAGCCGCTTTCTTATATCCGTTCGGTAACCGAAAAATGATGGGGCTTGTTGGTGGACGCCTTGATACGTTCCAACGTGTATTAGGAATGGCAATTGGAAGTCTTCCTATAACAATCTTGCTTGGTATATACGGATTTTCTACTACTGGCATTCCAACATCCAACCAGATGCTTCAAGGATTTTTGTTAGCATTATGTTCCGGCGTTATTGCAACGATGACATTTTTCTTTGCTACTGACTTAGCAAAAGATAACCTCGCTCTACTTGGAGCTGTTGAAGCAACACAAGCTGGAACGATGGTCTTTACCGTACTTGGAGAAATCATTTTCTTAAATGGTTCACTCCCTGGAGGACTTTCTCTCATCGGAATGATTATTATCATGTTAGGAATGGTTGCAAATAGTATTTTAAACCGTTCTGTTCCAGTCGTTAAACAGAAAAAATCGGCATAA